The proteins below come from a single Malus domestica chromosome 03, GDT2T_hap1 genomic window:
- the LOC139194729 gene encoding uncharacterized protein, protein MPPRRESHHASEPNFPDITQLGEAMTHAFQNAIRHPPPQRTPLETMYNMKLDRFMGNEGHEGAEKWLDNIEKTFQVMQSQGNLHANRWVETTTWFLGQEPAAWWVNQTQFMSPEMAADWEVFKENFKKRFVPPEYIDRKKQEFTQLKQKNMSAHEYYRKFTYLSHYDPDTAGNQAEMLRCFKLGTKRKWRTFASALPCTTYHEFSKILVWMEDSDNLPSNSEDDEDKNNNQKKDDRGKGISTQGPRKTQNFKKSGASSSSSNGGFSVIGPRRGGRFAGGPKFQRQRDFGGAGGSGALLCRRCNFRHHGECRRSGGACYTCGQMRHRAAQCPQSQQRSQQSVMPPPAPIQQNFGSGSYGQTGRGGAYHYQGDVAPYASGHNQYSQDPYFQTRYSQDLRGYTSYPSMPTSGSQWHKGGQPRQREVAASSAGPSRQSNQPGQGRTSQGRGNQGADWLHCNRAHIDCYGKSVTFHRLGLPAVTFVGERSGVRHGVISAMRANKLLSKGCQGYLAHVVLNDVVPNSVEEVGVVRHYPVVFPDDFPGLPPDRDVEFSIDLLPGTDPISLTPYRIAPAELRELKIQQLNRVTIKNRYPLPRIDDLFDQFKDACVFSKIDLRSGYYQLKIKDEDVPKTAFRTRYGHYEFLVMPFGLTNAPAAFMRLMNEEALGTKLLYSTAYHPQTNGQSEGTIQTLEDMLRSSVLQFGDSWHDRLDLMEFAYNNSFHLSIGMSPFEALYGIACRMPLCWSEVGERVLEGQEIVDETTQNVQVIKSNLKVAQDRQKSLADRHATNRVYDVGNLVFLKLSPWRGVVRFGKKSKLSPRYIGPYEITERIGEVAYRLELPLELSKVVPIYVQTSTVQITAVTPVGLDIELRINRTGPTAGSPVDSLFHLLY, encoded by the exons atgccgcctcgtagggaaTCACATCATGCTTctgagcctaatttccctgatataactcaattaggggaagcgatgACCCATGCCTTTCAGAATGCAATCCGTCATCCTCCTCCTCAGAGAACACCCTTGGAGACTATGTATAATATGAAATTGGAccgtttcatgggtaatgagggtcatgaaggggcagaaaagtggttagacaatattgagaagactttccaggtgatgcagagtcaagggaatcttcatgctaatagatgggttgagaccactacttggtttttgggGCAAGAGCCAGCAGCTTGGTGGGTAAATCAGACTCAGTTTATGTCACCTGAGATGGCAGCTGATTGGGAAGTattcaaagagaattttaagaaaagatttgtccctccggagtacattgatcgtaagaaacaagagttcactcaattgaagcaaaagaatatgtcggcgcatgagtattacaggaagtTTACATACTTATCTCATTATGAtcctgatacagctggtaatcaggcAGAGATGCTTCGCTGTTTTAAGTTGGGAACTAAGAGGAAATGGCGGACTTTTGCTAGTGCACTTCCTTGCACCACTTATCATGAGTTTTCTAAGATTTTGGTTTGGATGGAGGATTCCGACAACCTTCCTAGTAAtagtgaggatgatgaagataagaataataatcagaagaaagatgatagggGTAAAGGTATTTCCACTCAGGGACCCCGTAAGAcacagaatttcaagaaaagtggagcGAGCTCGAGTTCTTCCAATGGAGGATTTAGTGTCATAGGCCCGAGGAGAGGTGGAAGATTTGCTGGTGGACCCAAGTTTCAGAGACAAAGAGACTTTGGTGGCGCTGGTGGTTCTGGTGCTCTGTTGTGCCGCCGTTGTAATTTTAGACATCATGGAGAGTGTAGGAGAAGTGGTGGTGCTTGCTACACTTGTGGACAAATGAGACATAGGGCTGCTCAGTGTCCTCAGAGTCAGCAGAGATCTCAGCAGTCTGTtatgccacctccagcgccgattcagcagaactttggatcaggcagttatggtcagacgggtcgtggtggtgcttaccactatcagggtgatGTTGCTCCCTATGCTTCAGGACATAATCAGTATTCCCAGGATCCTTATTTTCAGACTAGGTATTCCCAAGATCTTAGAGGTTATACTTCATATCCTTCCATGCCAACTAGCGGATCTCAGTGGCATAAGGGAGGTCAGCCCCGACAGAGAGAGGTTGCTGCTAGCAGTGCAGGACCATCTAGGCAGTCTAATCAGCCAGGACAGGGACGTACTTCTCAGGGACGAGGTAACCAAG gggcagattggttgcattgtaatcgtgcccatatagattgttacggCAAATCGGTTACTTTTCATCGTCTTGGACTACCAgcggttacttttgtgggtgaaagaagtggggtgagacatggtgttatttcgGCCATGAGAGCAAATAAGTTgttatcgaaaggttgtcaaggatacttagcacatgtggtgttaaatgatgttgttcctaaCAGTGTGGAGGAAGTTGGAGTAGTCAGGCACTATCCTGTTGTATTCCCAGATGATTTtcctggattgccgccagatagagatgtggagttttctattgatttgcttccaggtacggatcctatatctttgactccatatAGAATAGCTCCAGCTGAattgagagaattgaaaattca gcaattgaatcgggtgacgattaaaaaccgttatccattgcctcgtatcgatgatttatttgatcagttTAAAGATGCgtgtgtgttctctaagattgatttgagatctggctattatcagttgaagattaaagatgaagatgtacCTAAAACGGCTTTCAGGACCCGTTATGgacattatgagtttttggtgatgccatttggattgactaatgcacctgcagctttcatgaggctaatgaatgaa gaagctcttggtacgaaactgctttacagcactgcttatcatcctcaaacaaatgGACAATCAGAGGggactattcagacgttggaggatatgctgagatcttcagtgttacagtttggtgattcttggcatgatcgcctagacttgatggaatttgcctacaataatagcTTTCATttgagcattggtatgtcaccatttgaggcactttatggtataGCTTGTCGTATgccattgtgttggtcagaggttggcgaaagagtgtTAGAAGGCCAAGaaattgtggatgagactactcaaaatgttcaggtgattaagtctaacttgaaagtggcccaggatcgacaaaagagtttaGCAGATAGACATGCTACTAATCGAGTAtatgatgtgggtaatttggtattcttgaaattgtcaccttggagaggtgtagtgcggtttggaaagaaaagcaagctaagtcctaggtacataggaccttatgagatcactgagaggattggtgaagttgcttacagattGGAGTTGCCTTTGGAGTTATCGAAa gtagttccgatttatgtgcaaaCTAGCACCGTACAGATCACtgcggtgactccggttggattggacaTTGAGcttagaattaaccgtacaggaccaactgcagggtctccggttgattcattatttcacttgttatattga